The DNA segment ATTGCTAATCCATAGTGTGTGACTATTTTGTTTAGTTCAGCATATATTTTAAAGATTTACAGAATTCAGTTATCTTTGCCACATAATTTGGTTCATTTATAAATTTAAGTATCTTATGGTTCAGGTTAAAGAGGTGTTTTCTGCCATTGCACCTACTGTGGGTTTACGTGTTGGCTTAGCAGTTGGGCAGTCATCAATTGCAGATGAAATTTCGGAGCTCATTGAGAGACCTAAGCTTGGATCATGTTCCCCTTTTGATCCAGAAGATGTATACATGGAGCTACAGACTGCAGTCGACATATTGGTGGCTACTCCAGGAAGGCTAATGGATCATATTAACATGACAAAGGGTTTTAGTCTGGAACATCTATGTTATCTGGTAAATGAACAAATATATATTTGGATAACATTTTCTTTGACTGTTACATTTACTATTACCATCTCCTAGTAACTGGGTTCTTACAATGTTTCCTGATATATCTAGGTTTCTCCAAATAATAGTTAGAAATGTGGCCTACACTTGTTCTTCAAGCTAATTCACTCACTAGTATCCTCAGGAATCAATGAGATGTTCTAATTCAAGTCAACTTCACGATAAGCTTGAATTTAAGTCCTTATTTCCCAATTGATTTTTATAAATAAGCATCAAGGTATCCTTAGTTGATATCACTGAGTGGTGACAATTTATGTTAAACCTATTTTGTACAGACTTGTTTCTTCTTCCACACTTCTTTCTTTAGCATACACTCTGATTTTGAACTGTCAGTACCTTTTCTGAGTTATATTATCTGGAAGCTTATGGCTCAGAATGTCATCTGGATTATCCAATATGAGTGTACTGTAGAAATTGTTGCTTTCTCTCAAAGTATGTAAATATTTTTTGCGAAATCAGTAAATTGATAGACAGCATACATTCCTATTTCTTGTCACCCTATCTTATTTCTTTATTGGTCTAATGCAACTTCAGGTTGCATGATTAACCAGTAAGTTGAATTACATTTTTCAAACTAATCTTTAGAAGAAATCTCAGTAGTTTTATAACATTCTTTTACAAGCAGTTTCTACTGAGCATTTAACTGCCTGGTACTTTCAGGTAGTTGATGAAACAGATAGATTGCTTAGAGAGGCATATCAGTCCTGGTTGCCAAATGTGATTCAGCTTACTCAGTCAAATGATCAAACAGGTCATGCAATGAGCATTCATGTTATTCCTGGTTCATTGACCACTATTAGAAGATGGTAATTCTATCTCTTTCTTTGTTATACTTTATGTATTATTCACCAACCTGATTTCAGCTCTATTATATCACCTTTATGAGCTTAGATATCCCTGGTGCTTCCTTCAATgtatattattttcagtcttcaaagaTTTTGTCAAATGTTTCTTGCTACATTCTGCATTGCTTTTGTGCAGTGGTGTTGAAAAGGGTTTTAAAGGTAAAGTTTACCCAAGGCTTGTAAAGATGATTCTAtctgctacactgactcaagatcCTAGCAAGATTTCTCAACTCGATTTACATCATCCTTTATTGCTGACAAGTGGTGATAAGCGCTACAAACTACCTAAAAGACTGGAATCGTTTAAGCTGGTATTTACTTTGCAAAGATTTATGACTAGATAgatcaagtctttgaacatgcaaCTAGGTTACCTATGAAAAAATTAGAATTATGTCACAGCTGACATTTCTTTGATTTATATACATATTGTTCTACCATGAAATTAATTTTTCCTACCTTTAAGATTGAAAACATTTTTCACAAgcattagatatatatattaaaagaagaaaacagCCATCTAACTATTAAATGTAGTTATTGCTGGATAAGCATTTCTTTGATAAATGGACCTGCCTTATCTTTTCTTACTTGGGGTGTGAATATATGCAGGTTTGCAGATCGAAACTGAAGCCACTCTACTTGGTTGGTCTTCTGCAAACTTTGGGAGCGGAGAAGTCAATAGTTTTTACATCATCAGTCGAGTCAACTCACAGGCTAAGCACATTACTAAAATTCTTTGGTGAATTACCATTTAAAATCAGTGAATATTCACGTCGTCAGTGTCAGCCTGTACGAAGGTAAATCACCTATATCAATTTCCAGGTTAAGATTCCTTGATTTTCAACTTGGACATTGTAACATATATCACAGCTGTACATAATTAACTTTTGAAAGAAGGTCATTTGCATATTTACTAATTTCATGCTAGGAATGGACAAATGTCCACCTTATCTTAATCAGAGGTGCTCGTATTGTGCTTTGGTTCAGTGACAAGGCAATATTTACATTttttaaatatgaaaaatgaCAGAACACTAATCTGTGTGAGGATGGATTATATTCTGATAATAAATGACTGTAGCAGTTGGTTGAGTTTGTCTGGTCTCTTAAAACCACAAACCAAAGAATCAGATCCTCAGTTTGTAAGGTCCATCTGTGCACTTGTAATCTTCATGTGTAGCTCAGTCTCATTAAAAAACTTACAACGGATTCACTGTTGTAAGTTGTAACtgcattatttatatttttggcACTTCTGCCAAACCGTGTTATTTGTCATTAGTGATGGAGAATGTCTGTATTGCAGCAAGAAACTGAAGGCCTTCAGGGAAGGAAAAACACAAGTGCTCATTGCAACAGATGCAATGACACGAGGAATGGATGTTGAAGGAATTAGAAATGTCGTAAATTATGATATGCCAGCTTTTGTTAAGACATATATTCATCGAGCAGGTCGCACTGCAAGGGCAGGTCAATCTGGCCGTTGCTTTACATTAATGAGAAAAGATGAGGTAATGAGATCTTTTGACCACACGTCAAACTTCTTTGATTAATTTTTATAAGTATTTGCTATATGAGTTGTTATTTAGTAGCAACCTGTCAAAAAGAAATTGATAGGCCACCAGTTTTTTCCTGTATCAGTGAAACATTTGATTTTACGTTGACAGCAACTGCAGTGCAATGTACTCTACTCATAAAAATAACCTATCAtgtaagaaaattttaattttctggtTTTCACATGAATTAAATTTTTGTGTGGCTTTGTTGTATCTCTTACTGAATGTTGTTTGCGTCGTTTGACTTGTATATGGAACATCAGTTGCTGACTCTTAACGTCGATCAATCAAGTTGCTTTTGCTATGATAATAGAAATTCATACCAATGTCATTGGGCACTAATTAGCTAATGAAGGCTTATGTCTGTCCAGTGAGGAAGCCAAGTGAACATAGAAAATGGTTTTCCATGATTTTAGCCTCTTATAAGGTTTGCTTGATGGATTAAACTGTGATATAAAAATCTTGTGGAATAGTGAtaaatttcttttatttgttaAGAGATTCGAGCGAACATAAGAAATGATTTATGATGATTTTTTACTACCTATAAGGCTGTGCTAATGGATTAAACTATGATCCATTCAATTTATATATCAAATCGTTTACGTTGATCAGATTGTTAATGACAAACTGTAAACCTTTCATTGGGTGAGCTTATATATGATAGTGGAAGGAATGAAGATTACCATTAGAATGCTAATGTCAAACTGCTAAGCAATCTTTCATTGGGTTTGGATATGTCTGATGGTGGAAGGAATATGTGCTAACATTGATTCCTTTAAATACTGAGTTCTGTTGCAAACTAGTAAAGCATGAGATTCATCATGCAGGACTCACTTGTGCCATGATGCTGAACTCAGTGTATAGAAACCATACTTCTTGGAGGAAAATTATGTTTCTTAGTCTGAAGCCTGAAGCTTCTGTTTCACTTTTGCCTTGTTATGTTCATGCAAATATTCTTTTGCTGCAGATATCGTTTCACATAACTGTTGTTTACACTTTCTGTTTGTTATGTTTCAGGTTAAGCGCTTCAACAAGTTGCTTGAGAAGGCTGACAATAATTCCTGTATTTTCCATTCTTTACCTACTGACTCTGTAGAAAGCCTTCGTCCTCTTTATTCTACTGGTAAGACTCATTTACCCACCATCATCTGTACATTAATGTTACTGATGATTGCACTTAAAACTTAATGTCTTCATTGTCATACAAAAAAGCTCTGGAGaagctgaaagagcatgaacaatCATGGACAGCGAGAAAATCAAGAATCAGTTTCAGGTCGGTTAGAGCAAGTAAGAGAAAGATAGTGCAGAAGAAATGAAGGAATGATGTATTTTCAAGGTGGAGATCCCTTATGAGATTGTCTGATAATCCCAACTAATATCATGGTTGTTTGATAGTCTGCTCTTCTGGTgagtttgatttttttaataagtaaTCCTTTATTCTCCTTTAAGTGTCCACAATTTCATGCTCAGGTTTACAATTCCttctgaaaggaaaaaaaaaacctttaatgTTTAATGTCTGGTCTTATATCTAAAATTGTTATCTTCGATGAATATGCAAGTCCACTAGCTATATTAATGAGCCAAATGTTACTTTAGTCTGTAATTGACGTAACTACAAAACTGCAAAATATTTCAGAACTGAAGAATTACCAAACAAAATTCATGACCTGCAAGCAATAACcctcaaaatataaaaaagtgACAATGTTAAATGTTGGCATATTTATACACAATGCAAAAGAAAATGACTAACAGAAGGAAGGATTTTTACATGTATTTTACAGTTGGTAAAAGCTAGGAAACTGCTTCACCAATACAAAATTGAATAAAGGAAAGCATGTAGGAAACTTAGAACAAGTTTAGCAAGATTTTAAATTAGAGTTTGGGTCAACAACTGATTTTTTTACAGGTGTGATACATAAATTTTCTTTATCTGAAGACTAAAAATTTTCGTGCTGTAAATTCTCTTATCTGAAGTCAAGGTATACGAGTTTCCTTTTCAGGACCACTTGCCTTTTTTCTTCTAATCATTGTATCATTAGTTGTCTGTGATCAGAATGCATGCTtgtgtttcattttattttattccaATAAAATAGTGAAGTGAGAAGATTACTCTCTTCATCATtgtctccccctccccctcctctttCGGCTTGTATGTAACCTCTTTTCTTTGTTTGACTAGTGAAATCTTTTCCCTCAAGCTTGCATTTCTAAGCAGTTATacctacttggtatcaaattgggCAAATTTACTGCCAAAATTAGGATTAGACGATATTACTATGGTTGTAGAGTGAGCGAGAGATTACAAAGTTCAAGGTCATGTAATGAATCAAGTTCCTTTCTCTTGCTTGTGTTATCCTTCTATTTCGTCTGCCTCATAGTGATCGAATGCCATTTATCAATGATGTTGTTAGTTCACTATTTTTCAGTTCCAAGACAAGAAAACACCCAAAGGTATTTATTTCATCAGGCTATTGTTGTTTATAGCCCGCAAGACAGAACTTGCTTCACATTACTAGCTTCGGTACTAGTTATATACAGATTTGATTGTTTTAttatcagtgatttaaatagCCTCTCGGGTGCTTGCCTAAGCGCTCgagcaaggcgaggcgaggcccaagcgcctcggGTGTGCAACAGGCAGCGCACTTCAATGAGGCGTCGCCAGGGCGCTCGCCCAAACGTAGGCGTCTGAAGCGTCTGATTCAATTAGGCAAACCGAACCAGCCTTACCGGTTCGGTTCgtagtttcttacctcaaaagcCACGCTTCATGCCCGTGCGACCCCGAGGAACCCTAGCGTTGCTTCTGCATCCACCGTCGACGTGTTCTACTGCTACCTTCTTCGCAGATGCAGCGGACTATACCTTCCTTTGTTGTCGACGAACGAGTCCGATGGCACCCGTAGCTTCCTTCTACTGTCGCTTCCTTCCACTGTTGAGGGAGAGGCCCGCAGGTTCCTCCGCCACCGACGGACAACCTCTGGAGCTTCCGTCGCTACCGTTGTTGTTGTCCGCAACTTTCGCCGTTGACGCTGTTGCTATCGGCAGCTTCCACCACTGTCATTGCTATTATTTGTTGCTTCCCTTGTTGTCGTTGTTGCTATCCACAGCTTCCTCCATTGTCGCTGCTGTCGTTCGCAGTGCTGCGGCAactatcttaaactaatccttCGCCGCCGTCGCTATCTCCCTCTGTTAttgttaatatttttttctccctgctctaactttaagtaatatattgttaacagtatatttttaatttaatatcatattttaatttaaataattatatttttaattatattatatattttttatattttaatatttcagagaatattcttttctcctcctctaactttagtaatatactgttaacagtatatttttaatttaatatcattatatttttaattatattatatatttttatatttttaatatttcagagcatccCACTTCGTTCGGCCGAGCGCCTCGggtgttttgggaccttggcgtcTAGTGTTTTTCAAATAACTGATTATTATTCAATGATGGTTGTAGTGTGGCCTGTCTCCTGTGCCTACTGCCGCACTTGAGGTTTGCTCTCTTTGCAGTAGGTGACACAATTCCTTTTTATAAAAATGAGGCGCATATGTATATGAATCATCACATTGGTCTTTTATGTGGCACAAGTGTTCACTTTCATCTTTAGTATCTTCATTATAAAACCTTTTTAGATCGAATTGTTACATCTTGCATCAACCATCTGTTTCCAGGCCACTACCAAGTCAGGAAGGCCACTTATCAAGTCACGGAGTCGAAATGGAAACATGGGAGGGATCGAGGAATCGCATGCCATCTCCAATGAGATGCTAATTACACGTCTTGAGCTAAAACATTTATTCAAGAATGTACGAGTTACTTAATAAAGCCATCTTCTCCCTGTTGTAGTAGTGAGTTCCGTTTTTGGTATTAGCTAGTTAGTTCATTGCTTATTCTATTTCCTCTTATCGTTGTTGGTCAATCACATCTCGATCTTGTGGTAAAAGATTAATATTTTCAGGTCCAACCGTGAAGGTTTGCCATATAAAAGATTGCATTATTGGAGAAAGGGCTCTTTGCTTGGTTTAAAGGTTTTTCTTGCATATGTGCTCCTGTCAAATTGATCCCTCTTCAAAGTGTGTAATTGCATCTCTAAAATCCAGACTCTTTACATTATTACTGCTCCTTGAATTATAATCGTGTAATGCTGACGGTTAATACTAATACCAAGAGTAGTTGAATTTAATAAGTCTTGACTGTTAATTACAATCGTATAATGCACTAATTAACATTAATTAGTGATgttctttttttcatattttataggGCCATATGTGTATGAAAAAAAAGGGGGGGtgatttctctctttttttggtTTTTGTTTTTCATAAAGCGTAGCGTCTCATGTTTTGTTTTTCTCATTTAATCATGTAAATGTTCGTCCCTTCTCTTTCTTGCTCGGTGCTTTTGTCCCGTCGGTCGGtgttgtttggttgtcgtgcccaTCGTCTTTATGAGGTTTTGTTGTCTCTATGCAGTGCTCTTCCTCACTCGTCGTTTCTCTTTCCTTTTGTCCATTCCTCGGTCCCTTGCTTTTTGTGTCGTCATGCATGTCATCTGCATCTTTCTCTCCTGTTGCCTCTATTGCCTCCGTCATCGTGAGGCCTTTGAACCCACTTGCTGAAACGAAGAAAAGACTAAAGAATCGGCTCTGAGGCCATCGCCTCCATCCCACGGATTAAAGAAAGGGGAGTGAAGGGGGTCAAATTCTCCATTTCATCCGACGGAGACAATGCTGAATAAGAAAGAAAACGAGGCAAGACGTGCGAACAAAGGGAATCATATCATCACTGCCCTCTTCGTGGGCCGCACATCGGCTTACTCGCCTCTTGTTAGCTACCCATCTAATTCTGTTAACACGATCCTCTACCATGGAAGAAGGCCCTCTCATCTTTGTTTTATTATCTTCTCAACTTCGTTCCTACCAACCAACACAAAACGTCACGAAGGAACTGTCTTGTGAggagacattttttttttttttcttcttttccttttttttttttaaagggtaCATCTTAGTTCTTAAGATGTAACAACATGTGCCTTGCTAGATCGGAATTTAGTCTAGTCATAAAGAAATAATGAGtcaatcaaagataaaaaaaaaatgaagaaatatCGACAAAATATATGTTTACAAATATATATTtctaatcataaataattaaCTGTAGCTCTATAATAAGATTACATTAAGAAAgactcataaatatttttttgaattaaatttataaatactATAAAGGTTAAATGAGACAAGTAAATTAGTAATAATGGTGTAAAAAGAGATAAAAGATGTAGGAAactgttaaaaataataaataatactgtttttttttttttttgttcacttGATCTTTAAAGATATCATCATCTTTCTTGCAtagagttcattatttatttatttatacaaatATTACATTTAATGAAGGCATCACGATTTATTAGTCGTGTAGTAGTATTATTGCACCAATGCTATTATTTTGTCTGCCCGATTAAATTCACATCTACATTTGGAAGGACACATTTTATTGATCTGAAAACTGGACTCGATACGATGGAGGAAACAACAAAAGGGCGAAAGCAGCTGATGCACACGATATAAAAGATGAGCATAATAGCAGAAAGCTTGTGGGATTTACTACTTTATTAGACTGTTCGCTCGACGCATTTCCACGTCAAAAGCAAAAGACTTCGTCACCGCTTCGGAGCGGTCGTGTCGGCCGCGGCGGATTGCACCGTCAGCGCCGACGCGCTGGGCGACGACGGGGACTCGGCGGCGGCCGCGGCGCTGGTGGTGGCAGGAGGTGGGGCCGGGACCAGGCCACCGGCGGATGGGCGGCAGGCGGCGGATGAGATGGCGGAGGCGAGGGAGATGGGCATGAGGCAGAGGCCCTTGCCCTGGAGGTACTGCATCGCCGAGCCCATGTCCTCCTCCATCATCTTCGCCACCCGGTGCTCCGTCACCGTCAGGCTGTCGTTGTTACCAGCCGCCGCGCCGTTGGCTCCTGCACGTCCTCCCGGACCCTGCATGCACATGAACATGGCCATCATCGCCACAACGAATATGGCCATCAATACACGCATTCTTTCAACCTTTATACATcagtgagagaaagagagagttacCTCAGTGGATATATCAGCCACGAGAGGGGCGACCGCCGCTGCTCCGCCTAACCGGCTCATGCTCAGAACCTGATACATAATTACACGTACAcagtcaagagagagagagagagagagtaatgtcTTGTACCCAAATATGTTGTTGTCCAAAGCAACATCATTAGGCAAAATAAGAGGGGAGGATAATGTAATCTACTTTGTTAGTCTAATGATAATGAACAtaaattaagagagagagagagtgagagaagtAAGAGGCAGAGATTTTTACTTTGACTTGGAGCTGCAGAAATTTAACGTAGTCGATGATCTCATCCAGCATCGAAGCCTTATCCGTCTGCCGTTGCCAACTAACACAATGTTAACGACCGCCGCAATACGATGGCAAAAGTGTTAAATTATTTCCTCCACACGTTTGGTGCTTCTCATTCCAATTATCCCGTTAGTCTTTGTTCCCACACATCATTATTTTATCTCTTAGTGCTCTCCACATTGCTATCTATATATATTAATATGATGCCGCAGATTCGATATTTTTAAGGTGACACACAGTTCATCAGAATATATGGAATCTGTAGACGCACATCATCTCTGCATAGTGAGACAGATGAGAGAAAAGAGAACCTTATTAGCGTTGGGCACCAATTCTTGCAGTGCCTTCATCCTCTCTGCGATCCTCTCCCTGCGAAGCTGCACACACGCATACAGAAGACACATCATAcacagaagaaaagaagagactaCGAGATGAAACCACAGCGGAGCATTAATCAGTAGACGGAAAAAGAAGGAACCGGAAAATAAAGCCATACTCTTTCGGCGATGCTGTGGGGATCCGTGGCTTGCCCTCTCCGCGCCCTCACCTTCTGCTTCTGCGGCGGTGTGCCACCGCCGGACGACGCCGATGCCGCCGGGCCCTGCCCAACTCCAGCCGACGCCGCTGCTCCGCCGTAGCTCTGCGATGACATTGATGCGCCCTGCTGCCGGTTCAGCTTTTCATTgttgtgaaaaggaaaagaaaaaccaGACTTTTGGTGGAAATTTGTGACAAAGTTAGGGTTTTAGATTAACCTGGGGATGATGGAAGTGCTGCCCGGTTGCCGCTTGAGCCGCGCGAATCGATCCCCCGAGCCCGTTGTAGAGCTCTTCGCCCCCCTTAGAATGGGAACAAGATGGGGTTTTTTAGTAGGAAAGACTACATTTCGGTGGAGAGAGCAATCGGAAGAAGCTTACGTTGTGATCTGGGGATTTGTAAGGACGGTCCATTTCGTCTCGAGGTGTTTCCACGATGATGCGAGGATCCGCCGCACCGCCGCTGCCGAGAGTCAGAGGCAGGGGAAGAAGGCCCGATTCTCCGACACCGCCCCCGACGGCCGTCTGTGACCGCCCCACCGCCGGGAGGATGTGGTGGTTGTTAAGCTGGAGCATCATCGCCTCCCCCGTCGGCGAGCTCCCGCCGCTACCCTGGCTCTGCGAGAGCCGAGACGCCAGCATCGTCGCCTCCTCGTAAGAAGCGTAGCGCAGCCCCTCCGCGGCGGCCTCCGGCTGCGACTCGTCCGGCTGCTTCCCGGCGAGGTCGATCCGGAAGAGCTTCTGCGCAGCGGAGGCGTCCCAGGGGGACTTGGGGTTCCCGAGGTCGGTCCAAGCGGAGGGGAGGCCCGACAGCATCTGATCGAAGAAGTCATCGTGCAAGCCGGGGTTTTGGATCTGCTGCGAGCCGTGGTCGTCGTGGAGAGCC comes from the Musa acuminata AAA Group cultivar baxijiao chromosome BXJ1-10, Cavendish_Baxijiao_AAA, whole genome shotgun sequence genome and includes:
- the LOC135581306 gene encoding DEAD-box ATP-dependent RNA helicase 1-like; the protein is MGNDSQKVKRVPHLPWMRNPVDIDQFEERPLGFLPSLDPRLKEALQKMGIQSLFPVQVAVWQETIGPGAFERDICVNSPTGSGKTLAYALPIVQMLAHRKIRCLRALVVLPTRDLALQVKEVFSAIAPTVGLRVGLAVGQSSIADEISELIERPKLGSCSPFDPEDVYMELQTAVDILVATPGRLMDHINMTKGFSLEHLCYLVVDETDRLLREAYQSWLPNVIQLTQSNDQTGHAMSIHVIPGSLTTIRRCGVEKGFKGKVYPRLVKMILSATLTQDPSKISQLDLHHPLLLTSGDKRYKLPKRLESFKLVCRSKLKPLYLVGLLQTLGAEKSIVFTSSVESTHRLSTLLKFFGELPFKISEYSRRQCQPVRSKKLKAFREGKTQVLIATDAMTRGMDVEGIRNVVNYDMPAFVKTYIHRAGRTARAGQSGRCFTLMRKDEVKRFNKLLEKADNNSCIFHSLPTDSVESLRPLYSTALEKLKEHEQSWTARKSRISFRSVRASKRKIVQKK
- the LOC135595095 gene encoding transcription factor LRL3-like isoform X3 yields the protein MQHGSREVRGGMAASASAQMALHDDHGSQQIQNPGLHDDFFDQMLSGLPSAWTDLGNPKSPWDASAAQKLFRIDLAGKQPDESQPEAAAEGLRYASYEEATMLASRLSQSQGSGGSSPTGEAMMLQLNNHHILPAVGRSQTAVGGGVGESGLLPLPLTLGSGGAADPRIIVETPRDEMDRPYKSPDHNGGEELYNGLGGSIRAAQAATGQHFHHPQSYGGAAASAGVGQGPAASASSGGGTPPQKQKVRARRGQATDPHSIAERLRRERIAERMKALQELVPNANKTDKASMLDEIIDYVKFLQLQVKVLSMSRLGGAAAVAPLVADISTEGPGGRAGANGAAAGNNDSLTVTEHRVAKMMEEDMGSAMQYLQGKGLCLMPISLASAISSAACRPSAGGLVPAPPPATTSAAAAAESPSSPSASALTVQSAAADTTAPKR
- the LOC135595095 gene encoding bHLH transcription factor RHL1-like isoform X1 yields the protein MQHGSREVRGGMAASASAQMALHDDHGSQQIQNPGLHDDFFDQMLSGLPSAWTDLGNPKSPWDASAAQKLFRIDLAGKQPDESQPEAAAEGLRYASYEEATMLASRLSQSQGSGGSSPTGEAMMLQLNNHHILPAVGRSQTAVGGGVGESGLLPLPLTLGSGGAADPRIIVETPRDEMDRPYKSPDHNGGEELYNGLGGSIRAAQAATGQHFHHPQQGASMSSQSYGGAAASAGVGQGPAASASSGGGTPPQKQKVRARRGQATDPHSIAERLRRERIAERMKALQELVPNANKTDKASMLDEIIDYVKFLQLQVKVLSMSRLGGAAAVAPLVADISTEGPGGRAGANGAAAGNNDSLTVTEHRVAKMMEEDMGSAMQYLQGKGLCLMPISLASAISSAACRPSAGGLVPAPPPATTSAAAAAESPSSPSASALTVQSAAADTTAPKR
- the LOC135595095 gene encoding bHLH transcription factor RHL1-like isoform X2 encodes the protein MQHGSREVRGGMAASASAQMALHDDHGSQQIQNPGLHDDFFDQMLSGLPSAWTDLGNPKSPWDASAAQKLFRIDLAGKQPDESQPEAAAEGLRYASYEEATMLASRLSQSQGSGGSSPTGEAMMLQLNNHHILPAVGRSQTAVGGGVGESGLLPLPLTLGSGGAADPRIIVETPRDEMDRPYKSPDHNGGEELYNGLGGSIRAAQAATGQHFHHPQGASMSSQSYGGAAASAGVGQGPAASASSGGGTPPQKQKVRARRGQATDPHSIAERLRRERIAERMKALQELVPNANKTDKASMLDEIIDYVKFLQLQVKVLSMSRLGGAAAVAPLVADISTEGPGGRAGANGAAAGNNDSLTVTEHRVAKMMEEDMGSAMQYLQGKGLCLMPISLASAISSAACRPSAGGLVPAPPPATTSAAAAAESPSSPSASALTVQSAAADTTAPKR